A region from the Triticum aestivum cultivar Chinese Spring chromosome 3D, IWGSC CS RefSeq v2.1, whole genome shotgun sequence genome encodes:
- the LOC123079842 gene encoding uncharacterized protein, with translation MGNCSPSPRRRRPSPAGSPPSHSSTASGGASGGGGGGGGTTVSPYALARSPSVSVSVDPEADAERGGVVRVYGSDGCPVAWRLRVALLYKAAAPVHFTPSEAAPLGRPVLRLSAADPELCGAADELLRHVDARFEGKPRVAPPDRPPSARASLAAAAAEEVAEMVRLQHRSAERHLEGVAAKLAEMVKKGAKKAGKGRNVAVEGAEVRRLGKWYGDAMEVMLEHARMEERVLFPDIQRASFPGVCDKVQEQHGKHLPMMNGIKEDIKTLLTLELGSALFYEVLVNLSVRLKALQDHTKEHFKEEEKDMLPRLESVRRMQREEGNVPDKSNSGWASEAMGTMEMTHSKLFPFFMTGLMPQEAVQYLDLVCRCTKNTRHLVSMLRSLAERLEDANPLIIHNNPTRLYEHLLVKSP, from the exons ATGGGCAATTGCTccccctccccgcgccgccgccgcccgtccccgGCCGGCTCCCCGCCCTCCCACTCCAGCACGGCCTCCGGCggcgccagcggcggcggcggcggcggcggcggcaccacCGTGTCCCCGTATgcgctcgccagatccccctccgtctccgtctccgtcgacCCGGAGGCCGACGCCGAGCGTGGGGGCGTCGTCCGCGTCTACGGCTCCGACGGCTGCCCCGTCGCGTGGCGCCTCCGCGTCGCGCTGCTCTACAAGGCGGCGGCGCCCGTGCACTTCACGCCGTCCGAGGCGGCCCCGCTCGGCCGCCCCGTGCTCCGCCTCTCCGCCGCCGACCCGGAGCTCTGCGGCGCCGCCGACGAGCTGCTGCGCCACGTCGACGCGCGCTTCGAGGGCAAGCCCCGCGTCGCGCCGCCCGACCGCCCGCCATCCGCGCGCGCCTCGCTggccgccgcggccgccgaggAGGTGGCCGAGATGGTGCGGCTGCAGCACCGCAGCGCGGAGCGGCACCTGGAGGGCGTCGCCGCCAAGCTGGCGGAGATGGTGAAGAAGGGGGCGAAGAAGGCCGGCAAGGGGCGGAACGTGGCGGTGGAGGGCGCCGAGGTGCGGAGGCTCGGGAAGTGGTACGGCGACGCCATGGAGGTGATGCTGGAGCACGCCAGGATGGAGGAGCGGGTGCTGTTCCCCGACATCCAGAGGGCTTCGTTCCCAG GGGTGTGCGATAAGGTTCAGGAGCAGCACGGGAAGCACCTGCCCATGATGAACGGAATCAAGGAGGATATAAAAACGCTTCTGACGCTGGAGCTGGGCAGCGCCCTCTTCTATGAAGTGCTGGTCAACCTCTCCGTCCGCCTCAAAGCGTTGCAG GATCACACCAAGGAGCACTTCAAGGAGGAAGAGAAGGATATGCTCCCACGATTGGAATCGGTACGGCGGATGCAGCGCGAGGAGGGGAATGTTCCTGACAAGTCCAACTCCGGATGGGCGTCGGAGGCCATGGGCACGATGGAGATGACGCACTCGAAGCTCTTCCCCTTCTTCATGACCGGGCTCATGCCCCAGGAGGCCGTGCAGTACCTCGACCTGGTGTGCAGATGCACCAAGAACACCCGGCATCTGGTCTCCATGCTCAGATCGCTCGCGGAGCGCCTGGAGGACGCGAACCCGTTGATAATCCACAACAACCCCACACGACTATATGAGCACCTACTTGTAAAATCCCCATAA